The region AACTTTCCAACCCGGATCGAATAATCTATTTTTCGTCGGGCTTTACCAACCTCTTGGAGCAATCATGCCTCTTGCCGAGTTCCAAGGAAAATGGCTCGCCGAGTATCTATCCGGAAATTATAAACTACCCGAAATATCGGAAATGAGGAAACAGATTCGGGATTACGAGACAAAAATGCGAAAACGATACGTCGCTTCGGCAAGACACACCATGCAGGTGGACTTCGAAGACTTTTTATATTATATGCAAAAGGAACTCAAAGCCGGAAAAAAAAGAGCGGCCAAATCAGGTAACGCACTCCCCGTGGAAGCAAAAGCAAAATCTAAGACCGCAAACCATTCTAGCAACGGAAATGGACATCGAAAAGAACTAAGGAAGCCTAAAAAACGTGCTCTTGCAAAAGCTTGAAGGAATCATCGCGAGACTCATATTAAGAATTCCAAATGTAGTTCTCGGGCTACTAGGAAAGGACAAAAAGAGAGGTCGTCTTCTCGATCAAAAATTAAGAACCGTCCTATTATTGGCAAAGGTGAAACCCAAGCCGGAGAATCTGCCTCCCCCCGAAGCGAGAAAATTGTTTCGGGACAGCATGAATCTCTTCGATTTAGAAAAGGTGAAACTCGCTCGGATTGAAAATTTCACGATACCGGGTCCCGACGGAAGAATTCCCGTTCGTCTCTATTCCGATTCCTCCTTGTTGGAACTCCAACCTTGCTTGGTCTATTTTCACGGAGGAGGTTTCGTGATCGGAGACATGGATACGCATGACCCGCCTCTTCGATATTTAGCGAAGGAATCCGGTTGCATGATCCTCTCCGTAGATTACAGACTCGCACCCGAATTCCCCTATCCCGCTCCTTGGGAAGACGCCTACTCTTCCTACATTTGGGCGAAGAACCACGGAAAAGCTCTCGGTATAGATCCGAAAAAAATCGCAGTAGGCGGAGATTCCGCAGGAGGAAATCTCGCGGTCTCTATATCCACAAGAGCCAAAAAAGAAAAGCAACCTCTCCCTCTCTTCCAACTTCTCATCTATCCTTGGATCGATCTTATCCAGGAAAGAAAAAGTACGGAAGAATATTCGGACGGATACGCGTTGACCCGGGAATTGCTCCGCTATTTCAAAAACCACAGCTTGCCGAATCCGGATGATTGCAAGGACCCGCGAGTGACGCCTTTTCGACAAACATCCTTTTCTCACACTCCTCCCACCTATCTGACCATAGCAGGATTCGACCCTCTCCAGGACGAAGGAACGGCTTACGCGGATATATTAAAAAAATCAAAAGTTCCTCTGGAAATTTCGACCGAGGATACCTTAATACACGGATTCTTTAATTTAGGAAGGGGAGTGCCGGCCGCAAAAAAAGCCTTGAAAGAGATCGCAAGTTCGATACGAAAGGGATTCTTCCAATAATTGAAAGGTTTTGGGCGCGTCCGATTCTTTGGAATTTTAAATCGATTCTATAAAGGACCGGGCTACTTCAGGCTCGCGGATTCCCGCTCGTCCCTTTGGGACGCTAGCGCGCCTTTCGTATCCCTCGCGCAAAAACTTTCCGGAAGGCGAAAAAAGAAACAAATCCGAAGGAAACGAATTGTTTCCCGAATATATAAAACCAGAGAACTGCATGAAAAAAATCTTAAAAACGATAGGAGCTCTACTCCTACTTCTCCCTCTATCCTTAGTCGGATTCCTCTATTTTTCTTTCCCGAAATCGGAGCCCGCGCCTGAAATCGTTGCTGGAAATGATCCGGCCAGAATCGAAAGAGGTCGCTATTTAGCAAATCATGTCAATGCTTGCATCGACTGTCATTCCACAAGAGACTGGAAAAAATTCTCCGGTCCTCTTTTGCCGGAAACTGTAGGAGAAGGAGGAGAAGTCTTCGATCAAAAACTCGGATTTCCGGGATCCTTTGTAGCTCCTAACATCACTCCTGCGGCCTTATCCTCCTGGACCGACGGAGAAATTCTGAGAGCGATCTCGAGCGGAATCAGTAAAGATGGAAGGCCCTTATTTCCGGTCATGCCTCACCCTGCATACGGACAGATGGATAAGGAAGATCTGATCTCCCTAATCGCTTATTTAAGGACCCTGAAACCGATCGAAAAACCGAACGGAGTCTCCAAAGCGGATTTCCCTTTTAATCTGATCCTAAGAACCATCCCATCTCCTGCTTCTTTCGGAGTACTACCCAAAAAAGAGGACAAGATTGCGATGGGAAAATATCTTTTCACCGCTGCCGCTTGTTCCGAATGTCACACGAAACAGGATAAGGGAAAACCTATCGCCGGAATGGAATTAGCAGGAGGTTTCGAATTTCCTCTTTCCAACGGTACCTTAGTCAAATCGGCAAATATCACTCCGGACAAAGAAACGGGAATCGGACTTTGGACGGAGAAAGAGTTCATACATAGATTCAAATCGATGGAAATTCCGAAGTACAAACCGCATGAGGTAAAGGATGGAGAATTACAGACCATCATGCCATGGACCATGTACGCAGGAATGACGGAAGAGGATCTGGCGGCGATATACGCATATTTACGGACCGTAAAACCGATATCGAATAAGATCTAAACCGACCGACGATTCTAAGGACCGGATTTCAGTAGAACCGGTCCCTAGAAAAAACTTCGGATTAAAACGCTTTGTAAACGTGATTCGGCTCGGCGTATTCCACAAATCCGGATTTTTTTCCCGCCTGTACCAAAGCTTCCAAACCCGGTTCCGTTTCATAGACCACATGGTATGTGTCGTCCGAGATCTTATCAATCTTAACGATCTTATGATTCGGAAGCAGTTCGACGATTCTTTTGGAATCCGTACCTGCGTTTAATTTTACGATATATTCCTTAGGAACCGTATTAGAAGAGGATTGTTTATTCTTCTTTAATAGATCTTTACTTTGCATGGGGGTCTTTACTTGTTCTTTCGCATCCGTTCCGCAATTTGCAAAAATCAGATTCAGAAAAATACCTCCGAAGATTAGAATGGAAATAGATCTCGTATTCATCGTAAATCCTTAAGGCGCTACTAATGTCAGATTGGAAGGCGCTTTCAAGAATCGAAGCGCCCCGTTGGCATCCGCAGCTTTTCCGTATTTCGTTTTTCCTTGGAGAGAGCTAGTGGTCCGCCCTCCGGAAACGATCGCATCGATCGTATCCTGGTAGGTAAACTTAGGATTGAAGGAACGCAATAAAGCGGCCAATCCGGCAACATGAGGAGTCGCCATCGAAGTCCCGTTTAAAATATTGTATTGCGCGGTATCATCCACATCCAAGGCACTGAATTCGAATCCGGTAATAACGATCCCCGCTTTTGCGATTGAAGAATTGGAATTAAACTTAAAGCCGAAACTACAATTCGTACTGGAGCCGGTGCAATTAGGAAGTTGGTATTGTAAATACGCGTAATTTCCATTCATCTCTCCCGCATAAGAATCCAAAACGGTACCGGAAAAACTAGGAAGACCTGCGGAATTGGAATAATTCAAACTGAAAACATCATATAACGGTTCCGTATCTAGGAATAAATAAAAACTTGCATGCACTCTATCCATCC is a window of Leptospira wolffii serovar Khorat str. Khorat-H2 DNA encoding:
- a CDS encoding c-type cytochrome: MKKILKTIGALLLLLPLSLVGFLYFSFPKSEPAPEIVAGNDPARIERGRYLANHVNACIDCHSTRDWKKFSGPLLPETVGEGGEVFDQKLGFPGSFVAPNITPAALSSWTDGEILRAISSGISKDGRPLFPVMPHPAYGQMDKEDLISLIAYLRTLKPIEKPNGVSKADFPFNLILRTIPSPASFGVLPKKEDKIAMGKYLFTAAACSECHTKQDKGKPIAGMELAGGFEFPLSNGTLVKSANITPDKETGIGLWTEKEFIHRFKSMEIPKYKPHEVKDGELQTIMPWTMYAGMTEEDLAAIYAYLRTVKPISNKI
- a CDS encoding alpha/beta hydrolase codes for the protein MLLQKLEGIIARLILRIPNVVLGLLGKDKKRGRLLDQKLRTVLLLAKVKPKPENLPPPEARKLFRDSMNLFDLEKVKLARIENFTIPGPDGRIPVRLYSDSSLLELQPCLVYFHGGGFVIGDMDTHDPPLRYLAKESGCMILSVDYRLAPEFPYPAPWEDAYSSYIWAKNHGKALGIDPKKIAVGGDSAGGNLAVSISTRAKKEKQPLPLFQLLIYPWIDLIQERKSTEEYSDGYALTRELLRYFKNHSLPNPDDCKDPRVTPFRQTSFSHTPPTYLTIAGFDPLQDEGTAYADILKKSKVPLEISTEDTLIHGFFNLGRGVPAAKKALKEIASSIRKGFFQ